The Methanofollis sp. UBA420 genome contains a region encoding:
- a CDS encoding flavodoxin domain-containing protein, which translates to MIEETMNTKILVAYASRYGSTREIAESVARTLEKAGYSVDCRNVMDVSDISPYAAVVAGSPIYMGKWLVEAVDFVKRFCIELNEKPLAVFAVGYSMKDETDVIRKSAAASMTEVRIYVRPQVEGLFAGRFDPEGMSRADLDMMKMAGAVPGDARDWSQVARWAEALPSVLFTLKE; encoded by the coding sequence ATGATAGAGGAGACCATGAACACGAAGATCCTTGTAGCCTATGCGAGCCGGTACGGCTCGACCCGGGAGATCGCCGAATCGGTGGCACGGACACTCGAAAAGGCGGGCTATAGCGTCGACTGCAGGAATGTTATGGACGTCTCGGACATCTCCCCCTATGCGGCGGTCGTCGCGGGGAGCCCGATCTATATGGGCAAATGGCTCGTCGAGGCGGTGGACTTCGTCAAGAGGTTCTGTATCGAACTGAATGAGAAACCGCTCGCCGTCTTCGCCGTCGGCTATTCAATGAAAGACGAGACAGACGTGATCAGGAAGTCGGCGGCGGCGTCGATGACCGAAGTCAGGATCTATGTCAGGCCGCAGGTCGAAGGCCTCTTCGCGGGCAGGTTCGACCCCGAGGGGATGAGCAGGGCAGACCTCGACATGATGAAGATGGCAGGCGCCGTGCCCGGCGATGCACGGGACTGGAGTCAGGTCGCCCGCTGGGCAGAGGCCCTGCCTTCGGTCCTCTTCACTCTCAAGGAGTGA
- a CDS encoding DUF2156 domain-containing protein yields the protein MLTLDDFTPVTQEDRAFFLDLYAKYPQRHSDMSFVTMMCWNHYAHYAYARVGDGVVIMSTIGGDRTFRGPIGPQDPATLEDVFNLAVREGCAAPYYVFDEETLEWVRSLYPGLAFRSDRDFADYVYLASDLDDLPGKKYLTIRGHLNRFRRSCEPVVEEMHAENLAEVREFLKKWCAWRHCDESPVLAEEKEAVLYAMEHFSDLGLSGLMIRVNGAIAAISVYDDLNPDTALIHFEKGLPDCEGVYKAVNQEAARLLAPDHTYVNRESDVGVPGLREAKLRYHPHHMAEVYVAEKADLEKRHQERGEI from the coding sequence ATGCTCACACTCGATGACTTCACACCCGTGACCCAGGAGGACAGGGCCTTTTTCCTCGACCTCTATGCGAAATACCCGCAGCGGCACTCTGACATGAGCTTCGTGACCATGATGTGCTGGAACCACTATGCTCACTATGCCTATGCCCGTGTCGGGGACGGCGTCGTGATCATGAGCACCATCGGGGGTGATCGGACCTTCAGGGGGCCGATCGGCCCGCAAGACCCCGCGACCCTGGAGGACGTCTTCAACCTCGCCGTCAGGGAGGGCTGTGCCGCCCCCTATTATGTCTTCGATGAGGAAACCCTGGAGTGGGTCAGATCCCTCTATCCCGGCCTCGCATTCAGGTCTGACCGGGACTTCGCCGACTATGTCTACCTTGCCTCAGACCTCGACGATCTGCCGGGAAAGAAATACCTCACCATCCGCGGCCACCTCAACAGGTTCAGGCGGAGTTGCGAACCTGTCGTCGAGGAGATGCACGCAGAGAATCTTGCAGAGGTGCGGGAGTTCCTGAAGAAATGGTGTGCGTGGCGGCACTGCGACGAGTCACCGGTGCTGGCCGAGGAGAAGGAGGCGGTTCTCTACGCGATGGAGCACTTCTCCGACCTCGGCCTCTCCGGGCTGATGATCCGGGTGAACGGGGCGATCGCCGCCATCTCTGTCTATGACGACCTCAACCCCGACACGGCCCTCATCCACTTCGAGAAAGGGCTACCAGACTGCGAAGGGGTGTACAAGGCCGTGAACCAGGAGGCCGCACGGCTGCTTGCCCCCGACCACACATACGTGAACCGCGAGTCAGACGTCGGCGTGCCTGGCCTGCGGGAGGCAAAGCTCAGGTACCACCCCCACCACATGGCAGAAGTCTATGTGGCGGAGAAGGCCGACCTGGAAAAGAGACATCAGGAGAGGGGGGAAATATGA
- a CDS encoding GNAT family N-acetyltransferase — MDPGIALHVVSSWDAGEIVDLYRAGRWWQEEWSLDGISPLIAGSFCFVVATDGDRTVGMGRAISDGCSDAYLQDIVVLPEYRRQGIGDAIVERLVAVCREKEIAWIGLIAQPGTVPFYERHGFAPMEGHVPMLLGENNAHTR, encoded by the coding sequence ATGGACCCGGGGATCGCCCTCCACGTCGTCTCCTCATGGGACGCCGGTGAGATCGTCGACCTGTACCGTGCCGGCAGGTGGTGGCAGGAGGAGTGGTCGCTCGACGGCATCTCCCCCCTCATCGCTGGGAGTTTCTGCTTTGTCGTCGCCACGGACGGCGACCGCACCGTCGGCATGGGCAGGGCGATCTCTGATGGCTGCTCGGACGCCTATCTCCAGGACATCGTCGTCCTCCCCGAATACCGGCGTCAGGGGATCGGCGACGCGATCGTCGAAAGACTCGTCGCCGTCTGTAGGGAGAAGGAGATCGCCTGGATCGGCCTCATCGCACAGCCAGGGACCGTACCATTCTATGAAAGGCACGGCTTCGCCCCCATGGAGGGGCACGTGCCCATGCTCCTCGGAGAGAACAATGCTCACACTCGATGA
- a CDS encoding indolepyruvate oxidoreductase subunit beta — MSSYDLLIVGIGGQGTILASNIIGEACLLEGVPIKGVETHGMAQRGGSVESHVRIGGTFGPLISPGGADLMIALDLMEAVRYRHYLKPQGRIIVNDHTVVPTSVFMQKLPMPARDDLVAALEGHPVTLVDAAGLAAEAGNLIVQNVVMLGAAAPHLPLKAESLEEAVRRLVPQKFLDLNLRAFALGREAGRS, encoded by the coding sequence ATGAGCAGTTATGATCTTCTGATCGTCGGCATCGGCGGGCAGGGCACGATCCTTGCCTCGAACATCATCGGCGAGGCCTGCCTCCTCGAAGGCGTCCCGATCAAGGGCGTCGAGACCCACGGCATGGCCCAGCGCGGCGGTTCCGTCGAGAGCCACGTGCGTATCGGCGGCACCTTCGGCCCCCTGATCTCGCCGGGCGGGGCCGACCTGATGATCGCTCTTGATCTCATGGAGGCGGTGCGCTACCGCCACTACCTCAAGCCACAGGGCAGGATCATCGTCAACGACCACACCGTCGTCCCGACCTCGGTCTTCATGCAAAAACTCCCGATGCCCGCACGCGACGACCTCGTCGCTGCCCTCGAAGGCCACCCGGTCACACTCGTCGACGCCGCGGGCCTCGCCGCTGAGGCGGGCAACCTCATCGTCCAGAACGTCGTCATGCTCGGCGCCGCCGCCCCCCACCTCCCCCTCAAGGCGGAGAGCCTGGAGGAGGCGGTCAGGCGCCTCGTGCCGCAGAAGTTCCTCGACCTCAACCTCAGGGCCTTTGCCCTCGGCCGCGAGGCCGGGCGGTCCTGA
- the iorA gene encoding indolepyruvate ferredoxin oxidoreductase subunit alpha: protein MAKQYLLGNEAIAHACIEAGLDFASGYPGTPSSEVIDTLRAQKKREFYIEWSVNEKVAFENALAASWCGQRSMVTMKHVGLNVAADPLLTSAYTGAKGGFVVLSADDPYAHSSQNEQDTRRYAHFAKLPCMNPSSVQEAHDMMKDAFALSEQVGLPVLFRPTTRICHSKGDVDLGEVSGEHRTGVFEKDPKQYVVIPAHTRVLHKKLNEKQPVVRKAVMALGYNTAEVRGETAVVASGIAASYVQEVIPEGVSFMKVGCFPIDGAWMEAFVQQHKKVLVVEEGAPIVEERLRQLACGVEVFGQMNGAVPMEGELSPAAVAASMVKAGILKDNPFQSPAPAEGLPPRPPILCAGCGHRVTFYAMKKVFPDGIFPSDIGCYTLGLQLGTVDTTICMGASVTVGSGIANSGEKRPVVATIGDSTFLHTGIQGLLNAVYNGADMTLVILDNRITAMTGHQPNPNTGETAMGEASVPISLEAICRACGASFVETIDPYDLTATLEALKAAKARAGTKVIIARQACVITARRAGVRRAHYRVDPETCTACGACLRFGCPAIGKDAEGKAEINELCSGCGVCADICPAGAIVKEGRK from the coding sequence ATGGCTAAACAATACCTCCTTGGAAACGAAGCCATCGCGCACGCCTGCATTGAGGCAGGCCTCGACTTCGCGAGCGGCTATCCGGGAACCCCATCGTCCGAGGTGATCGACACCCTGCGGGCGCAGAAAAAGCGTGAGTTCTATATCGAGTGGTCGGTGAACGAGAAAGTCGCGTTCGAGAACGCCCTCGCCGCCTCCTGGTGCGGCCAGCGGTCGATGGTCACGATGAAGCACGTCGGCCTCAATGTCGCCGCCGACCCCCTGCTGACGAGCGCATACACCGGGGCAAAGGGCGGTTTCGTCGTCCTCTCCGCCGACGACCCCTATGCACACTCCTCCCAGAACGAGCAGGACACGAGGAGGTACGCCCACTTCGCCAAACTCCCCTGCATGAACCCGTCGAGCGTGCAGGAGGCGCACGACATGATGAAGGACGCCTTCGCCCTCTCCGAGCAGGTCGGCCTCCCTGTCCTCTTCCGCCCCACCACCCGCATCTGCCACTCCAAGGGCGACGTCGACCTCGGCGAGGTCTCCGGGGAACACCGGACCGGCGTCTTCGAGAAGGACCCGAAGCAGTATGTCGTCATCCCGGCCCACACGAGAGTCCTCCACAAAAAGTTGAACGAGAAACAGCCCGTGGTCAGGAAGGCCGTCATGGCTCTCGGCTACAACACCGCGGAGGTGCGGGGCGAGACAGCCGTCGTCGCGAGCGGCATCGCCGCTTCGTACGTGCAGGAGGTCATCCCCGAGGGCGTCTCCTTCATGAAGGTCGGCTGCTTCCCCATCGACGGCGCCTGGATGGAGGCATTCGTCCAGCAGCACAAGAAGGTGCTCGTCGTCGAGGAAGGTGCGCCGATCGTCGAGGAACGTCTCAGGCAACTCGCCTGCGGCGTCGAGGTCTTCGGCCAGATGAACGGCGCCGTCCCTATGGAGGGCGAACTCTCCCCCGCGGCCGTCGCCGCCTCGATGGTGAAGGCCGGCATCCTGAAGGATAACCCCTTCCAGAGCCCCGCCCCTGCCGAAGGCCTCCCGCCGCGCCCCCCCATTCTCTGCGCCGGGTGCGGACACAGGGTGACGTTCTACGCCATGAAGAAGGTCTTCCCCGACGGCATCTTCCCCTCCGACATCGGCTGCTACACCCTCGGCCTCCAGCTCGGCACGGTGGACACCACCATCTGCATGGGTGCCTCGGTGACAGTCGGGAGCGGCATCGCAAACTCGGGTGAGAAGAGGCCGGTCGTCGCCACCATCGGCGACTCGACCTTCCTCCACACCGGCATCCAGGGCCTCCTCAACGCCGTCTACAACGGTGCGGACATGACCCTCGTCATTCTGGACAACAGGATCACCGCCATGACCGGCCACCAGCCCAACCCCAACACCGGCGAGACCGCGATGGGCGAGGCAAGCGTCCCCATATCCCTGGAGGCGATCTGCCGGGCCTGCGGGGCGTCCTTTGTCGAGACCATCGACCCGTACGACCTGACCGCCACCCTCGAGGCCCTGAAGGCGGCAAAGGCCCGTGCGGGCACGAAGGTGATCATCGCCAGGCAGGCCTGCGTGATCACGGCGCGGCGTGCCGGCGTGCGGCGGGCGCACTATCGGGTCGACCCCGAAACCTGCACCGCCTGCGGCGCCTGCCTCCGCTTCGGGTGCCCGGCCATCGGGAAGGACGCGGAAGGAAAGGCGGAGATCAACGAACTTTGCTCGGGCTGTGGGGTCTGTGCGGATATCTGTCCTGCCGGGGCCATCGTGAAGGAGGGGAGAAAATGA
- a CDS encoding TMEM175 family protein: protein MADRGDEKAEGPDRGRLTDFLPPDRLNAFADGVFAIVITLLVLELPVPEGADSLFLALMEEWPDFLAYVISFVFIGGIWMTHASITQLTEQEDKVTFRLTLLMLFFVSLMPFTTSVMAGHLTGTGSHLAVLLYGLDLFITSVMLSMIMRYLVWRPKLLVDGLAEEDLREMVRRRRAGVASCGVGVLLALFVPLVAVAVYIAVTVFFFVHPLIYKRAIRRSVKG from the coding sequence GTGGCCGACCGCGGGGATGAGAAGGCAGAGGGACCTGACAGGGGTCGCCTCACCGACTTTCTCCCCCCTGACCGACTGAACGCGTTTGCCGACGGGGTGTTCGCGATCGTCATCACCCTGCTCGTCCTCGAACTGCCTGTTCCGGAGGGGGCCGACAGCCTGTTCCTGGCACTCATGGAAGAGTGGCCCGATTTCCTCGCGTATGTCATCAGTTTCGTATTTATCGGCGGGATCTGGATGACGCACGCGTCCATCACTCAGTTGACGGAACAGGAGGATAAGGTCACGTTTCGCCTGACCCTCCTGATGCTCTTCTTCGTCTCCCTGATGCCCTTCACGACGAGCGTGATGGCCGGCCACCTCACCGGAACAGGTTCGCATCTCGCCGTGCTCCTGTACGGACTGGACCTCTTCATCACGTCGGTCATGCTGAGCATGATCATGCGCTATCTTGTCTGGCGTCCGAAACTGCTCGTCGACGGCCTTGCCGAAGAGGACCTCAGGGAGATGGTGCGACGGCGGCGTGCGGGCGTTGCCTCCTGCGGTGTCGGCGTGCTGCTCGCCCTCTTTGTGCCCCTGGTGGCGGTCGCCGTGTACATCGCCGTGACGGTCTTTTTCTTCGTGCATCCTCTGATCTATAAAAGGGCGATTAGAAGGTCTGTGAAGGGGTGA
- the serS gene encoding serine--tRNA ligase, with the protein MLELKFIRAHPEVVRADLEKRGDTEKPAWIDDLLEKDRRSRELQIEVDRLRNRRNVIGREINATRKAGGDAAALLDEAAAIPGEIKGAEAELEEIRERVHFYQMRIPNILHESVPVGKDDTENVEVKRWGEPKVPAFELKNHGELAVEHDWADFERATKVAGSGFYYLKGRLVLLDMALQRYALDLLVERGYTPISPPYMMNRAAYEGVTDLADFENVMYKIDGEDAFLIATAEHPMAAMFKDEIFEANALPIKFAGISPCFRREIGSHGIDTKGLFRVHQFNKIEQFVFCRPEDSWTFHEELLANAEAVFQGLGLPYHVVNICTGDIGTVAAKKYDIEVWMPRENRYREAVSCSNCTSYQATRLNIKMRSPTDFKEKEFVHTLNSTAIATSRAIRAILENYQQEDGSVEVPKVLRPYMYGLETL; encoded by the coding sequence ATGCTTGAATTAAAGTTCATTCGCGCCCACCCCGAGGTCGTCAGGGCAGACCTGGAAAAGAGGGGGGACACCGAGAAACCGGCCTGGATAGATGACCTGCTGGAGAAGGACAGGAGGAGCAGGGAACTCCAGATCGAGGTCGACAGGCTGAGGAACCGGCGCAACGTGATCGGACGCGAGATCAACGCGACCAGAAAGGCGGGCGGGGACGCTGCCGCTCTCCTTGACGAGGCGGCAGCCATACCCGGAGAGATCAAGGGGGCCGAGGCCGAGCTTGAGGAGATCAGGGAGAGAGTCCACTTCTACCAGATGCGCATCCCCAACATCCTCCACGAGAGCGTGCCCGTGGGCAAGGACGACACGGAGAATGTCGAGGTGAAGAGGTGGGGCGAGCCGAAGGTTCCCGCCTTCGAACTGAAGAACCACGGCGAACTGGCTGTGGAGCACGACTGGGCCGACTTCGAGCGCGCCACCAAGGTGGCCGGCTCCGGCTTCTACTACCTGAAGGGGAGACTTGTCCTGCTCGATATGGCCCTCCAGCGCTATGCCCTCGACCTGCTCGTGGAGCGCGGCTACACCCCCATATCCCCGCCGTACATGATGAACAGGGCGGCCTACGAGGGCGTCACCGACCTTGCCGACTTCGAGAACGTGATGTATAAGATCGACGGCGAGGACGCGTTTCTCATCGCGACCGCCGAGCACCCGATGGCGGCGATGTTCAAGGACGAGATCTTCGAGGCAAACGCCCTCCCGATCAAGTTCGCCGGGATCAGCCCGTGCTTCAGGCGCGAGATCGGTTCTCACGGCATCGACACGAAGGGGCTCTTCCGCGTCCACCAGTTCAACAAGATCGAGCAGTTCGTCTTCTGCAGGCCAGAAGACTCCTGGACTTTCCACGAGGAATTGCTGGCAAATGCCGAGGCGGTCTTCCAGGGCCTCGGCCTCCCGTACCATGTGGTCAATATCTGCACCGGCGATATCGGGACGGTGGCGGCGAAGAAGTACGACATCGAGGTCTGGATGCCGCGCGAGAACCGGTACCGCGAGGCGGTCTCCTGCTCGAACTGCACCTCGTACCAGGCGACGAGGCTGAACATCAAGATGCGCAGCCCGACCGACTTCAAGGAGAAGGAGTTCGTCCACACCCTCAACAGCACTGCGATCGCAACATCACGGGCGATCAGGGCGATTCTGGAGAACTACCAGCAGGAGGACGGTTCTGTCGAGGTCCCGAAGGTGCTCAGGCCCTACATGTACGGGCTTGAGACGCTGTGA